One window of the Eschrichtius robustus isolate mEscRob2 chromosome 13, mEscRob2.pri, whole genome shotgun sequence genome contains the following:
- the RND1 gene encoding rho-related GTP-binding protein Rho6, with protein sequence MKERRAPQPIVARCKLVLVGDVQCGKTAMLQVLAKDCYPETYVPTVFENYTACLETEEQRVELSLWDTSGSPYYDNVRPLCYSDSDAVLLCFDISRPETVDSALKKWRTEILDYCPSTRVLLIGCKTDLRTDLSTLMELSHQKQAPVSYEQGCAIAKQLGAEIYLEGSAFTSEKSIHSIFRTASMVCLNKPSPVPPKSPVRSLSKRLLHLPSRSELISSTFKKEKAKSCSIM encoded by the exons ATGAAGGAGAGACGGGCCCCCCAGCCAATCGTGGCCAGATGTAAGCTCGTTCTGGTGGGGGATGTGCAGTGTGGGAAGACAGCTATGTTACAGGTGTTGGCGAAAGACTGCTATCCCGAG ACATATGTGCCCACTGTGTTTGAGAATTACACAGCCTGCTTGGAGACAGAGGAACAGAGAGTGGAGCTCAGTCTCTGGGACACCTCAG GATCTCCCTACTATGACAATGTCCGTCCACTCTGCTATAGCGACTCAGATGCAGTGTTACTATGCTTTGATATCAGCCGTCCAGAGACAGTGGACAGTGCACTCAAGAAG TGGAGGACGGAAATCCTCGATTATTGTCCCAGCACCCGTGTCTTGCTTATTGGCTGTAAGACAGACCTGCGAACAGACCTGAGCACTCTGATGGAGCTGTCCCACCAGAAGCAGGCACCCGTCTCTTAcgagcag GGCTGTGCAATAGCCAAGCAGCTGGGTGCAGAAATCTACCTGGAAGGCTCGGCTTTCACCTCAGAAAAGAGTATCCACAGCATCTTCCGGACGGCGTCCATGGTGTGTCTGAACAAGCCCAGCCCAGTGCCCCCGAAGAGCCCTGTCCGAAGCCTCTCCAAGCGACTGCTCCACCTCCCCAGTCGTTCCGAACTCATCTCTTCCACCTTCAAGAAGGAAAAGGCCAAAAGCTGTTCCATTATGTGA